From the genome of Scytonema hofmannii PCC 7110, one region includes:
- a CDS encoding DHH family phosphoesterase, translating into MQFNSSLTQFENFPLTTDSIPEDGEVEDKDSIEAPLNRHSITTTLTSESGNSSNQRNNVASDRKAEELRAMLLAHRQERHLIILQDFPDPDALSSAWTYQLIAQQYEIKCDIVYAGALSHQENIALVKLTNLPAQRWTLQTLKGKDLPSSYQGFVLIDNQGTTSQLMPVVEQVGIPLVAIIDHHSLQSDIKSEFLDIRPSVRATATIFTQYLQAGLLSLDSSINQHVKCATALMHGLRSDTNRLMQAQEDDFMAAAYLSRFYDAQLLNAVLQANRSKRVMDVIERSLKNRIVQNNFSIAGVGYLRYDDRDAIPQAADFLVTEENVHTAVVYGIVHDEDDELEVVIGSLRTTKLTLDPDEFIKEAFGKDSSGRFFGGGRTSAGGFEIPMGFLSGSNENSAYAKMKWEVYDAQIKQKLLRLVNPKDNPIQSE; encoded by the coding sequence ATGCAATTTAATTCTTCCCTAACCCAGTTTGAAAATTTTCCACTGACAACAGATTCAATACCAGAGGATGGAGAGGTAGAGGATAAAGACTCAATTGAAGCTCCGCTCAATCGACACTCAATTACAACGACGTTGACTAGTGAGTCTGGCAATTCTTCAAATCAGCGTAACAATGTAGCGAGCGATCGCAAAGCGGAAGAGCTACGTGCCATGCTTCTAGCTCACAGACAAGAACGGCATCTTATCATCTTGCAAGATTTTCCCGATCCGGATGCTTTGTCTTCAGCTTGGACATACCAGCTCATCGCACAGCAATACGAGATCAAGTGTGACATTGTTTATGCGGGAGCTTTGAGCCACCAAGAAAACATCGCTTTGGTAAAGCTGACGAATTTACCTGCCCAGCGTTGGACGTTGCAAACACTAAAAGGCAAAGATTTGCCATCATCCTATCAAGGTTTTGTACTGATTGATAACCAAGGAACAACTTCTCAGCTAATGCCTGTGGTAGAGCAGGTCGGTATTCCATTGGTAGCAATTATCGACCATCACAGTTTGCAAAGCGATATCAAGTCAGAATTTCTTGATATTCGTCCTTCTGTAAGAGCAACAGCAACAATTTTTACACAGTACCTGCAGGCAGGATTGCTATCGCTAGATAGTAGTATCAACCAACACGTAAAATGTGCGACTGCCTTGATGCATGGCTTGCGATCGGATACGAATAGACTGATGCAAGCACAGGAAGATGATTTTATGGCAGCAGCGTATCTGAGTAGATTTTATGATGCACAACTGCTAAATGCGGTACTGCAAGCGAATCGTTCTAAACGAGTGATGGATGTTATAGAGCGATCGCTAAAAAACCGCATTGTGCAAAATAACTTTTCCATTGCAGGTGTTGGTTACTTGCGCTACGATGACCGTGATGCCATCCCGCAAGCGGCAGATTTTCTTGTTACGGAAGAAAATGTTCACACTGCCGTAGTTTATGGCATCGTTCACGATGAAGATGATGAATTAGAAGTTGTGATTGGTTCCCTCAGAACAACCAAGCTAACCCTCGATCCCGATGAGTTTATCAAAGAAGCTTTTGGAAAAGATAGTAGCGGGCGCTTTTTTGGTGGCGGTAGAACAAGCGCAGGTGGATTTGAGATTCCCATGGGTTTCTTATCAGGCAGCAATGAGAATTCTGCTTATGCGAAAATGAAATGGGAAGTTTATGATGCTCAAATTAAGCAAAAGCTTCTGAGATTGGTAAATCCTAAAGATAATCCAATTCAATCAGAATAG
- the sixA gene encoding phosphohistidine phosphatase SixA translates to MEIYLIRHGIAEEKQPEIKKDEERSLTKEGKQKTEKVAQRLKQMGFHFDLIATSPLVRARQTAEILIAEGLSSHIEECTHLTPEGNIYNWVTEWLEPRNYATDTQLALVGHEPNLSAWAEILVWGQDKASLVLKKAGMIGIKLPEKGSPLGCSQMFWLTPPKYLL, encoded by the coding sequence GTGGAAATATATTTAATCCGTCACGGCATAGCTGAAGAGAAACAACCAGAGATTAAAAAAGATGAAGAGCGATCGCTTACAAAAGAGGGAAAGCAAAAAACAGAAAAAGTAGCCCAGCGACTCAAGCAGATGGGTTTCCATTTTGATTTAATTGCTACAAGCCCCTTAGTGAGAGCGCGTCAAACAGCAGAAATACTCATAGCAGAGGGACTAAGCTCTCACATAGAAGAATGTACCCACCTGACACCAGAAGGGAATATCTATAATTGGGTGACAGAATGGCTAGAACCGAGAAATTACGCGACTGACACCCAACTAGCATTGGTTGGACATGAGCCAAATTTAAGCGCTTGGGCAGAAATTCTTGTGTGGGGACAAGACAAAGCATCCTTAGTCCTGAAAAAAGCGGGTATGATCGGGATAAAACTACCAGAAAAGGGATCTCCTCTGGGTTGCAGTCAAATGTTTTGGTTGACGCCACCCAAGTATTTGCTTTAG